Genomic DNA from Roseburia intestinalis L1-82:
ATGGTAATCGTTCAGAACCCTACCCTTGCACCAGCAATCGAAAAATCAGACTATGAGCCTAAGACACCAGACGCAGACGCAAGTGTAGACGCTGATACCGTGAATGACGCTACCGTATTTCTGGAAACATTCTTTAAGCTCTACCCGACAGCTACGGAAAAAGAGCTTGCCTATTATGTATCGGGAAATGTGCTTGAACCTATCGGCAGGGACTATCTTTATTCTGAACTGGTAAACCCTATCTTTACAAAGGACGGGGACAATGTGAAAGTCAAGGTAGGCGTGAAATTCCTTGATAATCAGACAAAGGCGACGCAGATATCGCAGTATGAACTTGTGCTATATAAGGATAGTAACTGGAAGATTGTAGGATAAATTATATAGCGTGCATTTCCTAAATGAGATTTGCACGCTTCACTTTCTGTACAAACACCATATAACACTTGACAACAGCGTTACTCTGTTATATACTGTTTATACAGAAAGGAGCTGTGAGATGAAAATTATTATAAACCATTCTTCAATGATACCTATTTACGAGCAAATAGTAGAACAAGTTAAAGCTTTAATTCGGAATGGAAAATTAAAAGAAAATGATAATCTTCCGTCTGTTCGTTCTCTTGCAAAAGAATTAAAAATAAGTGCTCTAACTGTGAAAAAAGCATATGATAGCTTGGAAAACGAGGGGTTTACGGTAACAATTCATGGAAAAGGAACATATGTTACTGCTACAAATACAGAGCTTTTATTAGAGGAACAGAAAAAGGAATTAGAAAGTGATTTAGAACGAGTTATTCAAAAAGGCAGATGTTACGGTATCAGTGATGAAGATATAAAAAAACTATTTGAGTTAATTTTGGAGGGTTAGATATGTTAAAAATTAAGCATTTGAAAAAAAGTTATGAAAACTTTTCGCTTGATTGTTCTCTTGAAGTAAAGAAAGGTCATGTAACTGGTTTGATTGGTCAAAATGGTGCAGGAAAAAGCACAACATTTAAAGCTATTTTAGGGCTAATTTCCTTTGATAGTGGAACTATCAATATTCTTGGAAAGTCATTACAAGATTTTACTGCAAAAGACAAGCAAGATTTGGGAGTAGTTCTTTCGGACTCTGGCTTTAGTGGATATTTAACAATCAATGATATTATTCCTATTATTGATAATTTATATCAAAATTTTGATAAATCATTTTTTATAGAACAAGTTAAAAAGTTTCAGCTTCCACGAAATAAAAGAATAAAAGATTTTTCAACTGGTATGAAAGCGAAAGTAAAAGTCTTAGTTGCTGTTTCACACAATGCAAAGTTGTTAATTCTTGATGAACCAACGGCGGGATTAGATGTAATAGCTAGAGATGAATTGTTAGAAATGCTAAGAGATTTTATAGAAAAAGACGAAGAACGCTCTATTTTAATTAGTTCTCACATTTCCAGTGATTTAGAAACTTTATGTGATGACCTTTATATGATACATCAAGGAAAAGTAATTATGCACGAAGATACTGATGTTTTACTAAGCGATTATGCACTACTTAAAGTTGATGAAGAAGAATATTCCAAATTAGATAGACAATATATTTTACGTACAAAAAAAGAAAGCTATGGATATAGTTGTTTAACTAATCAAAAACAATATTATGCTGAAAATTATCCTCAAATGGCGATTGAAAAAGGAAATATAGACGAAGTAATAACAATGATGATTAGAGGTGTTGAATAATGAAAGGTTTATTGATTAAAGATTTTAAATTGCTGAAAGGACAGAAAAACTTCTTTATGACTATTACTGCTATATCTATAATAATGATAATAGTATCTCCGGGGACTTCGTTTCCGATTGGTTTCTTAGGTTTTGTGGGGGCATTATTCTCATTGAGTTCAATTAGCTATGATGAATTTGATAATGGAAATGCTTTTTTATTTTCTTTACCGATAACACGAAAAGATTATGTACTGGAAAAATATATTTTTGGATTGATTTCAGGAATAATGTTTTTGTTGTTGGGAACTGTTATTAGTTTAGTTGTTATTGGTATTACAAAAACAGGCAGTTTTAATGAAATTTTTTTAACAGCAGGTTCTTTATTTCCTACTATTTTATTGATTTTATCAATCATGCTTCCTTTTATCTTGAAATTTGGTGGAGAAAAAGGAAGAATTGCTATCATAGGTGTAATGGGATTTATATTTGTTATAGGACTGCTTCTTATAAAAACTACTGAATATTTAGGAATAGATTTATATGTCTTAATAAATAAATTACCTAAATTTGAACCACTAGTATATATAATATTATTTTTATTGCTTTCAGTTGTTATTTTAGGTATCTCCTATCTTATTAGCTTAACAATACTAAAGAAAAAAGAGTTTTAGAAAAGAGAGGTGTGCTTATGGACTTGACTATTTTGGTAGTAGGATTGATATTGGGCGTTGGTATTCCTTTAAGAAATAAGGTAATCAAAAAGCGTAGAGAAAATATGAAAGAGAAAGGAAATGAGGAAAAATGAAAAAATATGAATATTTAGAAATTGATTATACTGCGAAAGGTGTTGTGTTCCTTTGCACCGATAAACATAAGGAAGTTATAAATAGCTATGCAGAAAATGGGTATCGCTATGTTGGTTTTATACCTGCAGAAATTGACGCAAAAGGTTGTATGCGAAAGATTGATTTAATTTTTGAAAAAGAAGATTAACTCATTTTAGGGAGTTGGTTCGAATGATAGGGTTAAAAAAACGAGATATTAAAAAAGCATTAAAGGCTGGTGCAAAGGCTGGCGGTATGTCATTAGCTGATGTACGGGAAAATATTGAAGCAACGATTGATGAAGCTATGAATAGCACCGACCCAGAGGTGCAGGCAAATTTCAAAAAGTATTTTGGGAATAAACGCTCTACACCAGAAGAATATATTTATATCATTACAAAAAAGACAAAGGTAAAATTATAATAAAAGGGTCGTGGAAATGCTTCACAAAATTGTGATCTGCATTATCACGGCTCTTTTACTCTCTGTTTACTTTCAAAACTGTAAGTGTACAAATATATTGCTTGTGATTGAAGATAATGGTTGTGGAATAAAAGCGTCTGATTTATCCCGTGTATTTGAAAAAGGTTTTACGGGTTCAAATAGAAACAAGGCAAATGCAACGGGTATGGGACTGTATCTATCGAAAAAATTATGCGATAGGTTGGGCTTGAAATTGGATATTGCTTCTACGGAAAAAGAATATACAAGACTGACCATTACATTTCCAAAAGGAACAGTTCATAATTTTTCAGAGTAATTTGAAAACCATGCCAACATTGATACGGTGCTTTAAGGGGGCTTGCATTATGGAAAGCTTTAAGTACAATTCTTTGCAATCAAATTCCACCTAATAGCACACTATTAAAAATTGAATATGTTTTAGCTTTAAAGGCTCGTACAGACTATATGTTTTGTGCGGGCTTTTTTCATACCCGAAAAAAATTTAAAAATTTTTCAAAAGAGGTCATTAAATCACACCTTTCATTCCCTATATGGTGCGGAAAGAGGGATAAACACTTTTCAAATCATAGTGGAAAGGGGGTGAGATTGATGAAACCGTCTGACTTCCAGAAAACAGTTCAATGTCGCTTTGAAAGTTGTTTGAAGAAAGTTGTCCGTCATATTGTAAAGGACTACCAACAAGGATTGAAACGACGAAAAGATAAAGAAATTCCATTCTGTGAACTTCCAGAAATTTTCGTTGAAAATTTTGCTGTGTGGGATGACTACGAAACAGATTATACAATCTTTTCAGTATGTGGCATTGATATTCGTGTCCTTGATGATGAGCTGGCAGAAGCCTTGAAAAAACTTCCAGAAAGAAAGAGAAATACTCTGTTAATGTATTACTTCTTGGAAATGACAGAAAGTGAAATTGCCAACTTACAAAAGATTACGCAAAGCGGTGTATTTAGAAACCGACATCATGCTTTGGAAACTATGAAAAAAATACTAAAGGAGAAGCAGTAAAATGAAGCAAACATTTAAGAAGCCGTCCTACTATTTGCTTTCGCAAGCAATGGACGGGGACGAAAAAGCGATTGAAAAAATACTGGCATTTTATGACCCGTACATATCAAAGTGCTGTTTGCGTCCACTCTATGATGAATACGGCAATGTCTATATTGTTGTAGATATGGAGTTAAAGGGACTTATCCGAGAAGCACTTATCAAAATGATTTTAGGGTTTGATATTGCCTTAGAAATCGAAGAAGAATAAGCAGTTTTTAGCAGAGCATGGTTTAATGTCCCCCTCTTTCCTGCTCTGCCCTGCTTTTACATGAAAGCAACACGCTTTCGCCACAGCTCTTTGACAACTGAATAAAGCAGACAGATACGTTTGTGAGATAGCGAGCCACGGGGACTGTACGCCACGACCTTTCCAAAAGAAAGCGAGCGACCCACGCAGTGATCCGAGAGCGACTGTTGGAAAAGTCGTTTTGCCATGACCTATCCTCACAGAATAATGATACGTCCGCATGGTGCGGTTCTGCCCACAAGAATGGGAATAGTTGAGATACTAATGGAGCTTTCCAAAGCCGTCTGTCTGCTTGTAAAAAAACAACACACAGTAAAGGGGGTGCATAGATTATGAACAATACTGATGTGCCTATCTGGGAAAAATATACGCTGACGATTGAAGAAGCGTCTAAATACTTCCGCATTGGCGAAAAAAAATTGCGTAAATTAGCCGAAGAAAATATTGACGCTGGCTGGGTTATCGTGAACGGTAATCGTATTCAGATTAAGCGAAAACAATTTGAAAAAATCATAGATACATTGGACGAAATCTAATGTCATTGAGCCGTAGATATGGTATAATAAAGTATAGCGTATCACGGCTCATTCCATGACGGAAAGGAGCTTTACACTATGTCTAATGTAAAACGAAAAGACAGTAAAAATCGCAATTTGCGTAATGGAGAGAGCCAGCGAAAAGACGGAAGATACGTTTATAAATATACCGATATATACGGAAAGCCACAATTTATCTATTCTTGGAAACTTGTACCGACAGACAAGACACCTGCTGGAAAGCGTGATGATATTTCATTGAGGGAAAAAGAAGCACAGATAAAAAAAGACCTTAACGACAGTATCGACACAGTCGGCGGTAAAATGACAGTCTGCCAGCTTTACGAGAAAAAGAACAGCCAAAGAAAGAACATCAAGAGGGCTACCGAAAAGGGACGACAGTATCTTATGAACGCTCTGAAAAATGACCCATTGGGTATGAGGGCGATTGATACTGTTAAGCAGTCGGACGCTAAAGAATGGGCTATCAGAATGAGTGAAAAAGGATATGCCTATAAAACAATTGATAACTATAAGCGTTCCTTGAAAGCGTCATTTTACATGGCGATACAAGACGACTGTATCAGAAAGAACCCATTTGAATTTAAGCTAAGTGATGTTCTGGAAGATGATACGGAGCAGAAAGTTATCCTTACACCAGAGCAGGAAGAACGCCTGCTTGCCTTTATGGAAAAGGATAAGATTTACAGCAAGTATTATGATGAGGTTGTGCTTCTGTTGGAAACGGGACTTCGTATTTCTGAATTTTGCGGACTGACGACGCATATTGATATGCAGAACAAAATACTCAATATAGACCACCAGTTATTGAAAGACAGCGAAATCGGCTACTATATTGAAACGCCAAAAACCAAAAACGGAAAACGGGAACTTCCATTGACAGAACGGGCTTATCAAGCAATCCAAAGAATACTAAAGAACAGAGGAAAGGCACAACCGCTGATTGTAGGTGGTTACAGCAATTTCCTATTCTTAAACCGTGAGGGCTTGCCTAAGGTTGCAGGAAACTATGAGGGTATGGTGCGAGGGCTGATTAAGAAGTATAACAAATATCACACGGACAAGTTACCGAACATCACACCACATTCATTCCGACATACTTATTGTACAAATATGGCAAACAGAGGAATGAACCCAAACACCCTGCAATATCTCATGGGACACGCCAACATAACCATGACACTTGGCTATTACGCACACGGTACATTTCAATCTGCAAAAGCAGAACTGGAAAGACTGGCTTGTTAATATCGGAGCGTATATTTACTACTCATTTACTACTTTTGGTTGCATTTTCATGCTGGTAAATGCCAGCTTATGCAAGGTATCTTCCGAAAAAAAATACCGATAAAGCCCTAAAATACGGGATATATCGGCATTTACCAACTTATGAAAAGATAATCAGAAATTTAGTAAGTTTTTATTATAAAAAATAATATATTTCAATAGAAAAAAAGAACAATCAATTTTACGAATATTTATAATGCTCTGGGGGGAGCAGTTTAAATATTAAATAAAGCCAAAAGAAAGAGGAGGAAAAAGTATGGCAAAATATGTAATGGCACTGGATGCTGGAACCACAAGCAACAGATGTATCCTGTTCAACGAGAAAGGTGAGATGTGCAGCGTGGCACAGAGGGAATTTACACAGTACTTCCCACAGCCGGGCTGGGTGGAACATGATGCAGATGAAATCTGGGCAAGTATGCTCGGTGTTGCAGTTGAGGCGATGAACATGATCAATGCGACAGCAGAGGATATTGCAGCAATCGGTATTACCAACCAGAGAGAGACAACGATCGTCTGGGATAAGGAAACAGGAGAGCCGATCCATCATGCGATCGTATGGCAGTGCCGCAGAACTTCAGAATATTGCGATACCTTAAAAGAAAAAGGACTTACCGATAAATTCAGGGAAAAAACAGGTCTTGTCATTGATGCATATTTTTCAGGCACGAAGGTAAAATGGCTGCTTGACAATGTATCGGGTGCAAGAGAGAGAGCCGAAAAGGGTGAATTATTATTCGGAACGGTAGAAACCTGGCTGATCTGGAAACTGACAAAAGGCGCTGTTCATGTGACCGATTATTCCAATGCATCCAGAACAATGTTATTTAATATCAACACTCTTCAGTGGGATGATGAGATTTTAGCAGAGTTAAATATTCCAAAATGTATGCTGCCGGAGCCGAAACCGTCAAGCTGTATTTACGGGGAGGCAGATCCTTCTTACCTTGGTGGACCGATCCCGATCGCAGGTGCTGCCGGAGACCAGCAGTCAGCATTGTTTGGTCAGACCTGTTTTAACGCAGGAGAGGCAAAGAATACATATGGAACCGGATGTTTCCTTTTAATGAACACAGGCGAAAAACCGGTATTTTCCAAGAATGGTCTGGTAACTACGATTGCATGGGGACTGGATGGAAAAGTTAATTACGCACTGGAAGGCTCTATTTTCGTGGCGGGGGCTGCGATCCAGTGGTTAAGAGATGAATTAAGAGTCATTGATTCTGCACCTGATTCTGAATACATGGCAAAGAAAGTAAAAGATACGAACGGCTGTTATGTAGTTCCGGCATTTACCGGTCTTGGTGCACCTCACTGGGATCAGTATGCAAGAGGTACGATCGTAGGTATTACCCGTGGCGTCAATAAATATCACATTATCCGTGCAACATTGGAATCTCTGGCATATCAGGTGAATGATGTTCTGGTTGCCATGAAAGCAGATTCCGGAATTGATCTTACCGCTTTGAAAGTTGACGGTGGAGCAAGTGCTAATGATTTCCTGATGCAGACACAGGCGAACATTATTGATGCGCCGGTAAATCGTCCGCAATGTGTAGAGACAACAGCGATGGGCGCTGCATATCTTGCTGGTCTGGCAGTCGG
This window encodes:
- a CDS encoding ATP-binding cassette domain-containing protein, translating into MLKIKHLKKSYENFSLDCSLEVKKGHVTGLIGQNGAGKSTTFKAILGLISFDSGTINILGKSLQDFTAKDKQDLGVVLSDSGFSGYLTINDIIPIIDNLYQNFDKSFFIEQVKKFQLPRNKRIKDFSTGMKAKVKVLVAVSHNAKLLILDEPTAGLDVIARDELLEMLRDFIEKDEERSILISSHISSDLETLCDDLYMIHQGKVIMHEDTDVLLSDYALLKVDEEEYSKLDRQYILRTKKESYGYSCLTNQKQYYAENYPQMAIEKGNIDEVITMMIRGVE
- a CDS encoding DUF4177 domain-containing protein → MKKYEYLEIDYTAKGVVFLCTDKHKEVINSYAENGYRYVGFIPAEIDAKGCMRKIDLIFEKED
- a CDS encoding ATP-binding protein, whose protein sequence is MLHKIVICIITALLLSVYFQNCKCTNILLVIEDNGCGIKASDLSRVFEKGFTGSNRNKANATGMGLYLSKKLCDRLGLKLDIASTEKEYTRLTITFPKGTVHNFSE
- the glpK gene encoding glycerol kinase GlpK, coding for MAKYVMALDAGTTSNRCILFNEKGEMCSVAQREFTQYFPQPGWVEHDADEIWASMLGVAVEAMNMINATAEDIAAIGITNQRETTIVWDKETGEPIHHAIVWQCRRTSEYCDTLKEKGLTDKFREKTGLVIDAYFSGTKVKWLLDNVSGARERAEKGELLFGTVETWLIWKLTKGAVHVTDYSNASRTMLFNINTLQWDDEILAELNIPKCMLPEPKPSSCIYGEADPSYLGGPIPIAGAAGDQQSALFGQTCFNAGEAKNTYGTGCFLLMNTGEKPVFSKNGLVTTIAWGLDGKVNYALEGSIFVAGAAIQWLRDELRVIDSAPDSEYMAKKVKDTNGCYVVPAFTGLGAPHWDQYARGTIVGITRGVNKYHIIRATLESLAYQVNDVLVAMKADSGIDLTALKVDGGASANDFLMQTQANIIDAPVNRPQCVETTAMGAAYLAGLAVGYWSSKEDVIKNWAIDKTFEPQIDAAKREEMIKGWNKAVKYAYGWAKED
- a CDS encoding ABC-2 transporter permease; its protein translation is MKGLLIKDFKLLKGQKNFFMTITAISIIMIIVSPGTSFPIGFLGFVGALFSLSSISYDEFDNGNAFLFSLPITRKDYVLEKYIFGLISGIMFLLLGTVISLVVIGITKTGSFNEIFLTAGSLFPTILLILSIMLPFILKFGGEKGRIAIIGVMGFIFVIGLLLIKTTEYLGIDLYVLINKLPKFEPLVYIILFLLLSVVILGISYLISLTILKKKEF
- a CDS encoding excisionase produces the protein MNNTDVPIWEKYTLTIEEASKYFRIGEKKLRKLAEENIDAGWVIVNGNRIQIKRKQFEKIIDTLDEI
- a CDS encoding GntR family transcriptional regulator, whose protein sequence is MKIIINHSSMIPIYEQIVEQVKALIRNGKLKENDNLPSVRSLAKELKISALTVKKAYDSLENEGFTVTIHGKGTYVTATNTELLLEEQKKELESDLERVIQKGRCYGISDEDIKKLFELILEG
- a CDS encoding site-specific integrase; amino-acid sequence: MSNVKRKDSKNRNLRNGESQRKDGRYVYKYTDIYGKPQFIYSWKLVPTDKTPAGKRDDISLREKEAQIKKDLNDSIDTVGGKMTVCQLYEKKNSQRKNIKRATEKGRQYLMNALKNDPLGMRAIDTVKQSDAKEWAIRMSEKGYAYKTIDNYKRSLKASFYMAIQDDCIRKNPFEFKLSDVLEDDTEQKVILTPEQEERLLAFMEKDKIYSKYYDEVVLLLETGLRISEFCGLTTHIDMQNKILNIDHQLLKDSEIGYYIETPKTKNGKRELPLTERAYQAIQRILKNRGKAQPLIVGGYSNFLFLNREGLPKVAGNYEGMVRGLIKKYNKYHTDKLPNITPHSFRHTYCTNMANRGMNPNTLQYLMGHANITMTLGYYAHGTFQSAKAELERLAC
- a CDS encoding RNA polymerase sigma factor, with product MKPSDFQKTVQCRFESCLKKVVRHIVKDYQQGLKRRKDKEIPFCELPEIFVENFAVWDDYETDYTIFSVCGIDIRVLDDELAEALKKLPERKRNTLLMYYFLEMTESEIANLQKITQSGVFRNRHHALETMKKILKEKQ
- a CDS encoding helix-turn-helix domain-containing protein, giving the protein MKQTFKKPSYYLLSQAMDGDEKAIEKILAFYDPYISKCCLRPLYDEYGNVYIVVDMELKGLIREALIKMILGFDIALEIEEE